A segment of the Peptoclostridium acidaminophilum DSM 3953 genome:
TGGGCCATGTTCTTAAGCGCGTCCCTTCTTGTCTTGCCTAACTGAACCTCAGAAATTACTTTTTCGAACTCCTTTGCGATGTCATTCTTGCTCTTTTCTACGAGCTTGACAACAGCGCTGTCAAATGAAAGTCCCGACTCCACGCTTACAGTAAGAATGTCAAGAGCGTCAGGAAGCTGTCTTGTAAGGACCTTGCCCCTGTTCCTAATATAGTAATCCAACAGCATGTTTGGCAGCAGCCATGCGGCCGCAAAGGAGCATATAACAAGCAGCACTTTCATGGCAATTGCATAGTCGCTGTTAACCATAAGGAAAACTGTCGAGATAGGAATTATAACAGCAAAAATTATTCTAATTACAATCCAACCTGTGGCTCCGATGCCATAGGGCTCTCCGGCTCTCTCAGCCTTGAGCTCAAGCTGCTCGAATATTCCTTTAGGAGTCTTCTTTGAAACCTCGTTTTTAAGCTTCTTTTGAAAGGGAACAAACAGCCTTTCCTTAAATGGAAGCTGTCTTACATCAGCCACATTGTCTTCTTCACCATAAAGCTGTTCCACGACTCCCAGTCTTCTTTTTATACTAATAGAAGGGGCAAGCGCAGCATTTATAGCTACATACAAAAAAAACGATATTCCCAAGCTTGTCACTACAAAAGTCCAATCCATATGCCACCCTCCTTAATACTTGACGTCAGTTATCCGCTTAATAATCACAAAACCAACGATTTGTCCCATTAGAGCCATACCTATCAGATACTGTCCCAATCTGTCGCTTATTAGAGTTTTCATATGATCTGGATTTATAAAGCTTATGATGACAGCAAATCCAAAGGGCAGCAGAGCAATTATAAGCCCGGAAAGCCTTGCCTGACTCGTTAGAACCTTCACCTCTCCCTTCAGCTTGATCCTGTCACGGATTGTAGAGGATATGTTGTCGAGTATCTCAGCCAGATTGCCTCCTATCTGCCTATGGATAAGGACAGAGGTTACCATCAGGTCCAGGTCTTCCGTATATGATCTTTTCAACATATTATTAAGAGCCGTCTCCATACCTCCACCGACCTGAATCTCCTTTATAACCTTTCCAAATTCAGTTGAAATAGGCTTTGGCATCTCCCTTCCCACTGTATCCATGGCTTGAAGAAAGCTGTAGCCAGCCCTTAGTGTTCCCGCCATCATTGTAAGGGCGTCTCCAAGCTGTTTGTCCAGGTTCTCGATTTTTTTCCCTCGTTTAACTCTTATCAAAAGTACTATGGCTGCTGCAACAAGTACTCCGGTCATCGCTCCCATAAGGATGCTTGATGTGGCTGCATAACCGAAATATGTTGCTAACAAAACAAGAAAACCCGAACCTGCTACAAATTCTTCCACAGTAAGCAAAATGTCCGCACTATCAAGTTTTCTGTCCAGAGCGTCTCTTTGATTACTCAAATATCCTATCTTTTCAGCACTCTTCTCGAATTTTTTCAAATAATCTTTAACTCCCGATATGGAAAACGATGGTTTTTCGGGATTATTTTTATCAAAATTCTCATAATTGCCTTTTTGAAGATATTTGCCAAGCCGCTTTATGGGCTTTTTATAACCTGATGCATCTATCAACATTGTGACCAGGAGAACTGTTGATATGAAAACATATAGCAATATAAAATATAACATACTCTCGCCCCCCGCCAACTGATTATCTGAAAATATCCTCGTTTATCTTGATGTTGGCTTCCTTTATTTTATCGAGAATCTTAGGTTTTATTCCTGTGCTTACAAGCTCGCCTCTTATCCGTCCTCTCGAATCCCTGCCTTCGTTTTTAAACTTGAATATCTCCTGAAGCGTTATAACCTCGTTCTCCATGCCCTGTATCTCCATTATGCTTACTATCTTCCTGCTTCCATCCCTTAGCCTGGCTTGATGAACAATGATGTCAATAGCTGAGGCTATCTGCTCTCTTACAGCTTTTAGAGGCAGGTCCATTCCCGCCATGAGCACCATCGTCTCGAGCCTGGCCAGCATGTCCCGCGGGGAGTTAGCGTGGCCTGTAGTTATGGAACCGTCGTGGCCTGTATTCATAGCCTGAAGCATGTCCAGGGCCTCCCCGGAACGAACCTCGCCGACTACTATCCTGTCCGGTCTCATCCTCAGGGCGTTCCTTACAAGGTCCCTTATTACAATGGCGCCCTTGCCTTCTATGTTGGGAGGCCTTGACTCGAGTCTGACAACGTGCTCCTGGTGAAGTTGGAGCTCCGCGGCGTCCTCTATGGTGACAATCCTCTCGTCCGGCGGTATGAATGAGGAGACTACGTTGAGGGTGGTTGTTTTTCCGCTTCCGGTTCCTCCCGATATAAACATGTTGAGCCTGCTTTCCACGCAAACTCTCAAGAATTCAGCTATTTGGGGACTCATTGTTCCAAAGCCTATAAGGTCCGTAGCCGTAAAGGGGTCCTCGGCGAATTTTCTTATTGTAAGGACTGGACCGTTCAGGGCCAGGGGAGGGATTATGGCATTTATCCTCGAACCGTCAGGAAGCCTTGCATCCACCATTGGAGAAGATTCGTCGACTCTCCTTCCAAGGGGAGTCACTATCTTTTCGATGACGTGCATAAGCTGTGCGTCATTTCTGAACTTGGCCTTTGTTTTTTCGATTCTTCCCTCTATTTCCACATAAACGAAGTTCGCACCATTCACCATGACTTCAGTGACTGCGGGGTCGTTTATAAGGTCCGTAATGGGACCGTAGCCCACTATCTCGTTCATGGTTTTAGTTATTATTACTTCCTTCTCGCTTTTATTGAGGAATACATTGTCTTCCTCAATAATTTCGTCAAGTATCAAGATGATCTTTTCCCGAAGCTCGCTGTCGTTGAGCTTCCTTTTCTCAGTCGACTTTATAAGCTTGCCTTGAATCTTGTCTATTATCTGATAAGTCTCTTCCGAGACCTCCAGCTCATCATCTTCCTTATCTATTTCAGCCTCATAAGCCTTTCCCTTATTAAGTCTGTCCATAAGACCCATAAAGCCTCACCTCCAAAATAAATTTCTTGAAAATTACTTGCCTTGTATTATAAAATCCGAGATTTCTGATATCTTTTTCGCTATCGGCTTCCTTGAATTATTGAGCATGAAAGGGGCCCCGGTGTTTATGGACGATATGGCGATTGCGTCGTCCATAGGTATCACATTGAGAATACTTTTCTTGGCTGTCTTCTCAAGGTCTTTTATGCTTATGCCGTGTTTTTTGCTGTATCTGTTGAGTATGAGATTGACCTTGTTGTCCTCGTAATTCAGCTTTTTCATGATGTCAAGCCCCACCCTTGAGCTCTTAACAGAAGGCAGATCAAGCGTAGTAACGAACAGGATGTGATTTGACATGTCAAGGGCTGTCAAATTGACTTCCTTGAAGGAAGGGCCCGTGTCTATGACAATGTAGTCGTAGCTTCTGGCCAGAATATAGATTATCTTCTCCAAGCTGTTGCTTGTGACGTATTCGGCCTGTTCAGGGCTTATAGGCGCAGGAAGCACGCTGAGACCCGAGCTGTGATGTACCAGATACTCCTGAAGCGTATCCTTGTCTATTCCATTCATGTCCTTTACCATGTCCACTATCGTTCTTTTCGGATAAAGGTCGAGCATAAGGGCTATGTCACCAGACATTAGGTCAAGATCTACTAGCGCCACCTTTTTCTTTGTCTTGTCGGCTATGGAAACCGCAAGGTTTATCGCTATAAGGCTCTTGCCCACCCCGCCCTTAGTGCTGAAAAGAGTTATTATTTTGGACTCAGTAGGAAGTCTGAAATCATACGCTTCTTTTTCTTCGTTTTTTCCACCTGTTTCAGCTCTGAGCGCCTCTCTTCTGCTCTTGTCGAGCTCGTACAGGCTCTTGACAGTGTCTATAAGAGAGTTTACAGTAAAGGGCTTAACCAGGAAGTCCCTTGCTCCCGAAGCCATGGCCCTTTTTACATAGGTCTTGTTTTTTTCTGTAAACACCATAACAACAAGCACGTTAGGGTCGTTGTTTAGCAGGTGTCTTACAGCCTCCATTGCATCAAGGCCCTCTATTTCGGCATCGAGCAGGACAACATCAGGCTTGATAATCTTTGACATTTCAACAACCCTGTCGCCTGTTTCCACCTTGCCTACTATTTCAATTCCGCCTTCACTTTTCAAAATATGATTAAAGCTTCCATCAGGTTCGTATGTGCTGTCAGCAATAAGCAGCTTAATAGTATCTCCCATGTCAGGTCCTCCCACAAATTCAAATTATCTATTGGTTATATCAGTTCTTGTTATACCGTTAGTTTCCTGTATATCCTTGTCGTCTGGATTTCTAAGAACAAGATGGACTTTCCCGTAGTCCTGGGCGAACACTATCTTTTCAGCATCCCAAACGTTAACAGCAACTGTTATTCTTCGATTTCCTTCTGATCCTTCAGCAACTATGGGCTCTTTGCCGATAGTAAAATCCTTGTCTACAGCTAGCACTATTACATTCTGAAGCATGTCCTTCGCCACGTCGTTGTAAGGATCTTTAGCTCCAAAATATGTAATCAAATCAACGTAATCGCCCGGCCTTATGAGGTCTGCCACCCCTGCAACTGAATCAACCTCTAGTGTTACTGCTCTTTGATTCTTTGGAATGTTATAAGAGAAGTAGCTTTTTTCCAGATTGCCCACTCTGTCCCGAATAAGCTGCTCCCCCTGCGCTATGTTGTCTATTGCGTATTTTCCAACTACCACGTCGCTTTCCGTATAGGCTCCTTTGGCTATAAGGTCATCCTTTATCCCCTTCTTTTCCACCATCTCGGCAGTTATCTTTGTCTTTGCGGGAATATCAGCCGTTGCAACCCAAACCTTAGTGAATTTAGCTTCATCGTTTTCGGATACGATCTGGTCGATATACTTGTATACCGCGAATGTAGTTATAAGTCCAAGCAAAATAGAAAGCAGCACCATTTTTTTGTCAGTTTTCATAGCCATCCCCCCGAGTGTATTGTTTTTATTGTTAAGTCAACTCACATCCCTTTTAAATAAGTCGTTCAATTAGGTTTCACTCTTCATTACAGTTGTTATTACTATATTGATGCTATCCCCCAATCCCAATTCCAACAAGTCTCCAACAGGTGTAATCATCTCATAGTCTTGGCTTGCCACCGCCGTTACGTTGCCACCGCCGGGTGTAATGACTACTGTAACAGGTGGATATTTCGCTGCAATATCGGTCTGAATCCCACCGTAATCGGTGTCAACTGCCGCTCTTCTAGCCGCTTCTCTTGAAGCGTTCGTAACTACTATATACGATTTAAAAAGCCAGCCAAACTCGGCAATGCCAAGCATTATACCCAGCATGATCAACACCGAAAGAGCCAATTCAACCAATGCCTGTCCTTTTCTGTTTTTTACTCTTTTAAAAAATAACATAATCACCACCCCGCTCACATGTTTTTAGTGGATATTGTTGTATGATTTTTATATACCCACAAAATAGTCATAACAAATATATCTGTATATAAAGTGTTCAAAATTTCCTTCACAAGAGCTTATTTTGAACTTCCTTTAGATTGCATTTCAAAATTGATATCCTCGCCCTTAGCTAATGATTATATTACCAGTCCTCGTGTAGACTTTTATCGACTAGTTCGAGCCTAAGCTAGGCAAACAAAACATAAAAGCCTTGCCTTATATACAAGGCAAGGCTTTTAACTAATGATTCTATTCCCCTAAAAATTCATTTTATTTAGATATTACGGTGGCGTCAATTTTGTTGTGATATTGGCAAATATTGCTGTTATCTGTTCCTCCATAAGCCCTAAAGCGGCAGCTACAACTATTGCTACTAATACAATAATTAGCGCATACTCTACAAGCCCTTGTCCTTCTTCATTCTTAAGTACATTAAACCTTACATAATCCATAAAATACCTTAACATGATAACCCCTCCTTTTTAATTAACTCTAAGGTTTAGATTCTATAGTATAGCTTCTATTTCCTCTAAAATTTTATTGTATAAACCCTGTACACCTAAACCAAAATCACCAAGACTTGCTACTACACCAATGGCTATCAACAATATTATCAACCCATACTCCACTAACCCCTGTCCTCTTTCGTCCTTCCTTATTGCAAATATTTCTAAGAACCTTTTCCATCTGCTTGGCATTAGCACCACCCCTCTGTTGGTTCATGCCCTACTGGATATAATCAAAGTCTGTTGTTTTTTAAGTTTTATTTTATATTTGATTTATACCTCGTTTTTCTATTTTTAATCATTTTTTTAATTAATTTTTAAGATTTTTTTAATATTTCTGCGAGGGTGGTTTTTTTACCTATGTAACACATGCATTCCCAACGTTTTCATGCAAATTGTTGATAGTAAATATATACCTTCAAACTTTAACTCCAATCATCTTTTTATGAAAATTATAATAATTTATGTTGACTTTTTGTGGTTTATGATCTCAAACTCAGCAATATAAACGCTGTAAAGTTTTGTTATTGGCATAATCATTGTTACGTTTCTGTTCCTCTTTTTCGGATTTATTGCCTCATAATTAATATCATAGTATCCTTCCGCTTCAAACCAGTCATAGAATTCAGCCAGCCTTATAAACACATCTTTCAGAGGATGGCGGCAGTTAGCGCTGGAGTATTTTTTTCATGATACGTCAAAAGCGGCGAAATCTCTTCCGCCGCTTCTTTATATACAACACTATATTTTTCATTTATTCATTCTTTTTTTATTGCCTGAGCTCTCTTCTGCTCCTGCTTGGCACGTAGACCCTGCAGTTGTCGAGTATTCTGTCTACGACGTTAGTAAGCCTTGTCTTTAGCTCCTCGCTTATGTCGTCTGACGCCATTACTGCACTGCAGACCTCTCTCACCTTGTCTTCGTCCTCTGAAGGTATAAGCAGCCTTCTCTTTTCAAGATGGCGTATATATTTTTTTACAGCCTCGTCCGTATATCCGTTGTCAAATTCACTCTGGGCCTTTGACAGCTCCTCGCTTTCCTTTTCAAAGCTGAATGAACCTGCTATGGAAAGTACAAGGAATATAGTTATTATAAGTATTGCTGCTCCGATTAATATTGTACCGATCATGAGGCACCTCCATTCCATATATAAATTATTTATACACAAAAACAAGCCTTTTTAAACGTTTCATTCCAATATTATTTGACTCGCAATTATAGTAAGTATTTTTCACTTATGGGGATTTTTTTGAAATGGCTTGCAAATACTGATTTTCTTGCATATAATTAAGTTATGGAAATCATTATTTTTTATCAAGGAGAGTTTTGATGAGAATAGAGGATGACAAGTTTATCGTGGACGACCCCGAGGAGCAAAGATTAATCTATTGGGCATTGGCGGAATACTGCAACATATACCACAAGGACAACAAGGCAGCTTCACAAATTCTTAATTCAATGCGTGACTACATGAAAGACAAGCTCTTCACGGATATCAACTGCAAATAACACGCTCGGCGGCCTTTAAATCAGGCTGCTTTTTATTTTTTTGCAAAGCTATAAGGGGACAAAAAGAAAGGGACGGGCCCTTTGTCCCTAAATCGGGCCACAGAAACCGTCCCCTGCATTCAATTTTCTATATTACTTCTTCTATCTTCGCTTCCAGAATGTCTTCATCCTTTACCGATTTTCCAAAGAAGTATACCACAGCTCCCACTACAGCTATCGCGACAGGAAGCACTATATATACTGGTATTCCAAGGCCTGCTGGTATATATCCAAACAGCACTGCTATTGAAGCTACTGTGACGGCATACACCATCTGCGTCCTTGTGTGCTCTATGTGGTCGCAGGCTGATCCCATTGATGAAAGTATTGTAGTGTCTGATATTGGAGAGCAGTGGTCTCCGAATATCGCTCCCGTAAGAACTGCTCCCGCGCTCATTACCACGTAAGAGTTCTCAGGGTTTATTGCAAGTGCAAGAGGCACTGCAAGCGGCATTAGTATGCCCATTGTGCCGTATGAAGTTCCTGTTGCAAAAGATATTATTGAACCGAGTATGAATATCACTGTCGGAAGCAGGAATGCAGGCATTGCGTCCGAAAGCACTGAAACCAGGAATTTGGCTGTTCCAAGCTCTTTTATTACTCCCGAAAGCGACCATGCAAGCAGGAGTATTACTCCTGTTATAACAAGCGACTTCATGCCCTGTATCCAAGTATCTATTGCTTCAGATATTGTGAATATCTTCTTGCTAACGCCCATAACCATTGCCACTATGCTTCCGAGAAGCGCCGCCTGGAAAAGGACTATACTTGCATCAGATGCGCCGAAGGTCTCCCTTATCGCATAGAAGGAGAAGGGACTTTGCTTTATCGCTGCTATAACCGCAGCATCCTCCTGGAGCGCCATATAGCCGTTGTAGTAGAATCCAACGAATGCCGAACCTATGAGCACGCCTATTGGTATTATTGCATTCCACACGCTCAGCTTTATGCCCTTTGGAGGCTCAAGTCCTGTGGCCTCTTCCGAAACCATAGGCTTTGCGCCGTCAGGAAGCACCTTGCCTGTATTTCTAGTTCTCTTCTCTGCATGGTACATAGGTCCGAATTCCTTCATGAATATTGCAGTGAAGAATATGAAAAGCAGTATGAGTATGTTGTAGAATCTGAAAGGAATTGTCTGCAGGAAAACTCCGTATGCGTTTACAGTCTGTCCCACAGAATCATATGCGTCCTTTATAAGGCTCAGCTCGTAGCCAATCCATGTCGATATGAGGGCTATGCCTGATATAGGCGCCGCAGTCGCATCTATTATGAATGAAAGCTTCTCCCTCGACACCCTCATCTTGTCCGTTACAGGCCTCATTATAGGGCCTACTATAAGCGAGTTTGCGTAGTCGTCAAAGAAAACAAGCAAGCCGAGTATCCATGTTATAATCTGGGCGCTGACCGGGGATTTTGCCCTCTTTGCCAGAGCCTCTGCCACGGCCTTGGCGCCGCCCATCTTTGAAACCAGCGCTATAAGCCCTCCTATTGTAAGACACTGAAGGAGTATTCCAGCATTCCAGCTGTCAGCCATTGAGCCTAGTATCTTGTCTATGAGCATCATGAATCCGTTGAAAAACGCTCCTATTACATTCGAATCGTTGAGTCCCAGCATGAAAACGCCTGAGAAAACTCCCAGAAACAGTGAGAAAACAACGTTCTTTGTTATGAATGCAAGCGCTATTGCCACAAGCGGGGGCACAGCCGTCCATATTCCGAATTTGTCTGCGTTTGATTGGGCAATGTCGACTTCCGCTGCAAATACGCTGCCCGAAAGTACGATTACGAATAATGCCGACAGCAGCAAAGCCATTCTAAACCTTTTCATAAAAATCCTCCTCATTTGATTCACAAAAAACCAGATTCCAATTAAAAAATCCCCTGAAAAGCCATTTCAGGGGATCGCGAACGCACATTCACAAAGCTCTATCCGGAGATTTCCTTTGGAAACCCGGCGTGCCTTCCGATTCTCAATAGCTCTCCACTCTCGCGTGACAGTCCTGCACATGTTCTATGCAGTCCCAATGCATGGCCTTAAAGCGTCAGCCAGGCATTTCGGCAACAATTCCTTTCCCATGGCCTCACTGTGCTTAACTCAGTCATGGTACTCTTAAATGCTGCACCTCTACTTTTGAATCTCAGTTTAACAGATTTTTCAGCAAGAAGTCTCTCGCCTCTATTTGTAACGTAGGTAACGAGATTAATTGCTAATTTTTTATACTTTTCTTAAAAAATTAAAAAACCATGGTTTATGAACAAATAATCGGGTATGATTAAATTGCCGAACATATGTTCTTTAATTATTTACGAAAGGAGTTTACCCCATGATTAGATGCCATAAAACAAGCTTTTATGCAACTAAATCCGACATTGATAGACTCTTTGCATGCAATAGGCTTTCCGCTGAAATTTGGAACGCCTGTCTTGCCGTTTCAAAGAGCTACTCGCTTGCAAATGGTGGAAAGTGGATAGGAAAATCCCTGCTTCAAGCTGAGATGAAGGGCAGATTCCCACTTCACAGCCAGTCAATACAAGCTGTTTGCCACAAGTACCTGTTTGCTAGGGATTCAGCTTATGCCGCTAGACTAAAGGGCTACAAGAACAAATACCCCTACAAGACCAAGCGAAACTTCAACACCAAATGGATTGACAAGGCGTTCAAGATTTTACCCAGTGGGAAAATCGAGCTTTCCATGGGCATAGCCAACGGAAAGAGGCAAAAACCTATAACCATTTGGTGCAAGGAGATCCCCCTTGGGGACATCAAAGAAATCGAGCTTGTCTACGACAGATGGCTCATGGTCTCCATAAGCTATGACGACTGCGCTGACGAAACTGAAACTTCCGGCACAAAAAAGGTTGGCGTTGACCTTGGCGAGATTCACTCCATTGCCGCCTTCTGTGATAACGGCGAGAGCCTTATAATAACAGGCCGGAAACTCCGAAGTGTTCACAGGCTCAGGAATAAGAAGCTCGCAGAACTCCAAAGGCTCATGAGCAAGTGCAAAAAAGGCTCACGCCAATGGAAACGCTACAACCATGCCAAGCAATTTGTACTCTCAAAATCCGAAAAGCAGCTAAAGGATGCCTTGCACAAGTCTAGCAGTAACTTTGCAATCTGGTGTGTTGAAAACGCCGTAAGCGAAGTCGCCGTTGGCAAGATCGAAGGCGTCCAACGTAAAACCAAAGGCAAAAAGAGCAAAAATACTAACCAGAAACTCTCGAACTGGGCTTTCGGCAGACTCCAAAAATACATGGAGTACAAACTCAAATCCTGTGGCATAGCCATGTACAAAATTGACGAGAGCTATACAACGCAGACATGTCCTGTCTGCGGCAGAAAGAAGAAGTCCTCAGGCAGAAACTACAAGTGCAAATGCGGCTACTCATGCCACCGAGACATCCACGGTGCGAGGAACATCCTTTCGAAGCATCTTAGCGGTGGGCGGATAACGCATGTGGCTGACATCGAAAACCAAAAGTATCTACGGATAGCTTAGGCTAAAAGTAGTAGAAGGGCTGTTCCGCCCCACCCGCAAGGGTGTTGCTTGCTTAGGATTCCCGCTCTGCCTACGCAGCGATGCTGTGAGGACATGCAGCCAACCTGTATGTTCGACCGGGAGAAAAGGTTTTCGATGGCAAGAAACTCCCACTTCTAACTCCTATAGAGCTAAGTGGGGGAGGTTCATTGTTGTAATCATTGTTACGTTCATTATATTATATACATAAAAAACTTGTCAATCCATACAGTGTTTTTTTTAGAATTTGTCCATCAGGTTGGACATTTCTATCGCAGTCATGGCCGCGTCCCAGCCCTTGTTGCCCGCCTTGGTTCCTGCCCTTTCTATTGCCTGCTCTATGTTTTCAGTTGTGACAACGCCAAAGGCCACAGGAATTTCCTTCTCAAGGGATACGCTTGCAACTCCCTTTGAAACCTCGCTGCACACGTAGTCGTAGTGGGATGTAGCGCCCCTTATTACTGCGCCAAGAGCTATTATGGCGTTGTATCTGCCTGTTGAAGCCAGCTTCTTGCAGGCAAGAGGTATCTCGAAGGCCCCCGGAACCCATACGAGCTCTATGTTTGCATCCTCGGCCTCGTGCCTTTTAAGGCAGTCTACAGCGCCGCCTATAAGCTTTGATGTTATGAATTCGTTGAATCTTGATGCCACTATTGCGAATTTCTTATCCCTTGCCAGGAGCTTTCCTTCATATACGTTCATGTTGTTCATTTTGTTACCTCCACAGTTTTATTTTTTATAGTTCTTTTTAATAGTTCTATTGTTTGCTCTAGCTATTCAGTTTGCTGACGCTTTATGTCTACAGCTTATCTAGTATGTGTCCCATCTTGTCCTTTTTTGTCTTGAGGTATGCGACGTTGTGTTCGCAGATGCCCACCTCAATCCTTTCGGCCTTTTCCACGCTTATGCCGAATCTGGCCATCGAGTCTATCTTGTCGGGGTTGTTAGTCATGAGCACTATGCTGCTGACGCCAAGGTCCTTGAGCATTGCGCAGGCCTGGCTGTACTCCCTCTCGTCCTCTTCGAAGCCCAGCGCCAGGTTGGCTTCTACAGTGTCCATACCCTTGTCCTGGAGCTCATATGCCCTTATCTTGTTTAGAAGGCCTATGCCCCTGCCCTCCTGCCTCAGGTATATGAGAACTCCGCAGCCGTACTCGTTTATCCTCTTCATTGCAGTCTTTAGCTGGTTGCCGCAGTCGCATCTTAGCGAGCCCAGCACGTCTCCAGTCAGGCATTCGGAGTGCACCCTCACAAGCGGAGTCTTCGATGAGAGGTCTCCCTTTACAAGTGCGATGTGCTCCTTGCCTGTTACATAGTCTTCGTAGCCGTATATCTCGAAAATCCCATGCTCTGTAGGCAAGCTTGCAGTTCCGGTTCTTGTTACAATCATCTCGTGCTTTTTCCTGTATTCTACAAGGCTTTCTATTGTAAGTATCTTCATGTCGAACTTGCCGGCAAGCTCGAAAAGGTCCTTTTGCCTTGCCATTGTGCCGTCGTCGTTTATTATCTCGCATATCACTCCGGCTTCCTTGAAGCCCGCAAGCCTGGAAAGATCTACTGCAGCCTCGGTGTGGCCCATCCTCTCGAGCACTCCCTTGTCCTTTGCCAAAAGCGGGAATATGTGCCCTGGCGATGTGAAATCGCTCGGCCTCGAATCCGCGTCCGCCATCTTCTGTATGGTGTTAGCCCTTTCGTATGCCGATATGCCCGTCGTGCAGTCGACGTGGTCTATCGACACGGTAAAGGCCGTTTCTTTCCTGTCCGTGTTTGTCTTTACCATGCCCTCGAGCCCGAGCCTTCTTGCTATCTCCCTGCTTACAGGAGCGCACACGAGCCCCCTGCCGTGCTTTATCATGAAGTTGATCGCCTCGGCAGTCGTCACCTCGGCCGGAATGAAAAAGTCTCCCTCGTTCTCCCTGTCCTCGTCGTCAACTACTATTATTATCTTGCCTTCCCTTATGTCGCTTAGTGCCTCTTCAACTGTGCAAAACATAATATGCCTCCCTATTGTCTATAAAAATCCGTTCTCTGCCAGAAAATTCGCTGTAAGGTTTGACTTTTTTTGGGCTTCATCACTTTTAAAGCCCATCAGCCTCTCGA
Coding sequences within it:
- a CDS encoding Flp family type IVb pilin, which encodes MLRYFMDYVRFNVLKNEEGQGLVEYALIIVLVAIVVAAALGLMEEQITAIFANITTKLTPP
- a CDS encoding type II secretion system F family protein; the encoded protein is MDWTFVVTSLGISFFLYVAINAALAPSISIKRRLGVVEQLYGEEDNVADVRQLPFKERLFVPFQKKLKNEVSKKTPKGIFEQLELKAERAGEPYGIGATGWIVIRIIFAVIIPISTVFLMVNSDYAIAMKVLLVICSFAAAWLLPNMLLDYYIRNRGKVLTRQLPDALDILTVSVESGLSFDSAVVKLVEKSKNDIAKEFEKVISEVQLGKTRRDALKNMAQRCDADDVRVFISSIIQAEQLGVSIGRVLRIQAEQIRTKRRQRAEELAVKAPVKMIIPLVLFVFPGLFVVILGPALIQIKNSLF
- a CDS encoding type II secretion system F family protein; the encoded protein is MLYFILLYVFISTVLLVTMLIDASGYKKPIKRLGKYLQKGNYENFDKNNPEKPSFSISGVKDYLKKFEKSAEKIGYLSNQRDALDRKLDSADILLTVEEFVAGSGFLVLLATYFGYAATSSILMGAMTGVLVAAAIVLLIRVKRGKKIENLDKQLGDALTMMAGTLRAGYSFLQAMDTVGREMPKPISTEFGKVIKEIQVGGGMETALNNMLKRSYTEDLDLMVTSVLIHRQIGGNLAEILDNISSTIRDRIKLKGEVKVLTSQARLSGLIIALLPFGFAVIISFINPDHMKTLISDRLGQYLIGMALMGQIVGFVIIKRITDVKY
- a CDS encoding CpaF family protein, giving the protein MDRLNKGKAYEAEIDKEDDELEVSEETYQIIDKIQGKLIKSTEKRKLNDSELREKIILILDEIIEEDNVFLNKSEKEVIITKTMNEIVGYGPITDLINDPAVTEVMVNGANFVYVEIEGRIEKTKAKFRNDAQLMHVIEKIVTPLGRRVDESSPMVDARLPDGSRINAIIPPLALNGPVLTIRKFAEDPFTATDLIGFGTMSPQIAEFLRVCVESRLNMFISGGTGSGKTTTLNVVSSFIPPDERIVTIEDAAELQLHQEHVVRLESRPPNIEGKGAIVIRDLVRNALRMRPDRIVVGEVRSGEALDMLQAMNTGHDGSITTGHANSPRDMLARLETMVLMAGMDLPLKAVREQIASAIDIIVHQARLRDGSRKIVSIMEIQGMENEVITLQEIFKFKNEGRDSRGRIRGELVSTGIKPKILDKIKEANIKINEDIFR
- a CDS encoding TadE/TadG family type IV pilus assembly protein — protein: MLFFKRVKNRKGQALVELALSVLIMLGIMLGIAEFGWLFKSYIVVTNASREAARRAAVDTDYGGIQTDIAAKYPPVTVVITPGGGNVTAVASQDYEMITPVGDLLELGLGDSINIVITTVMKSET
- the cpaB gene encoding Flp pilus assembly protein CpaB encodes the protein MKTDKKMVLLSILLGLITTFAVYKYIDQIVSENDEAKFTKVWVATADIPAKTKITAEMVEKKGIKDDLIAKGAYTESDVVVGKYAIDNIAQGEQLIRDRVGNLEKSYFSYNIPKNQRAVTLEVDSVAGVADLIRPGDYVDLITYFGAKDPYNDVAKDMLQNVIVLAVDKDFTIGKEPIVAEGSEGNRRITVAVNVWDAEKIVFAQDYGKVHLVLRNPDDKDIQETNGITRTDITNR
- a CDS encoding Flp family type IVb pilin gives rise to the protein MPSRWKRFLEIFAIRKDERGQGLVEYGLIILLIAIGVVASLGDFGLGVQGLYNKILEEIEAIL
- a CDS encoding AAA family ATPase; the encoded protein is MGDTIKLLIADSTYEPDGSFNHILKSEGGIEIVGKVETGDRVVEMSKIIKPDVVLLDAEIEGLDAMEAVRHLLNNDPNVLVVMVFTEKNKTYVKRAMASGARDFLVKPFTVNSLIDTVKSLYELDKSRREALRAETGGKNEEKEAYDFRLPTESKIITLFSTKGGVGKSLIAINLAVSIADKTKKKVALVDLDLMSGDIALMLDLYPKRTIVDMVKDMNGIDKDTLQEYLVHHSSGLSVLPAPISPEQAEYVTSNSLEKIIYILARSYDYIVIDTGPSFKEVNLTALDMSNHILFVTTLDLPSVKSSRVGLDIMKKLNYEDNKVNLILNRYSKKHGISIKDLEKTAKKSILNVIPMDDAIAISSINTGAPFMLNNSRKPIAKKISEISDFIIQGK